CGACCGGCTTCTTCCGGAACAAAGCATCCTCGCTGATCGGGCTCGGCCAGGCGTTGCTGGAACGTCACGACGGTGAGTTGCCTCACACCCTGACCGAACTCGTGCAATTGCCCGGCATCGGGCGCAAGACCGCCAACGTCATCCTCGGCAACGCGTTCGGCGTGCCCGGCATCACGGTCGACACCCATTTCGGCCGTCTGGTGCGCCGCTGGGGCTGGACCGACGAGGAAGACCCGGTCAAGGTCGAGCACATCGTCGGCGCGCTGATCGAGCGCAAGGAATGGACGATGCTCTCGCACCGGGTGATCTTCCACGGACGGCGCGTCTGCCATTCCCGCAAGCCCGCGTGCGGCGCGTGCGTCCTGGTCAAAGACTGCCCGTCGTTCGGGATCGGGCCCACCGATCCGGAGGCGGCGGCCAAGCTGGTGAAGGGGCCGGAGCGGGACCACCTGCTCGAGCTGGTGGGCCGGTGAGTTCGGAGCCCTCGGGCCGAAGGAGTGCGGGAAATGCGTGGCGCTGGGCGCTTGCCGGTCTGATCGTGGTGGTGGCGCTGGCCGTCGCGGTGTGGCCGCGCGGGGAGGACGAGCCGCAGGCGCCGCGGTCTTCTCCCATCGCCTCCGGTGTTTCCGATGACCTGCGCGCTGCCGCACGTTTGCCGGATTGCCCGGCCGGCGCCGCGAACGGGAACGGCCCGCTGGCCGGGATAACCGTGGAATGCCTGGCGAACGGCCGTTCGGTGGATCTGGCCGCCGCGCTGGCGGGCAAACCCGCCCTGCTGAACCTGTGGGCCTACTGGTGCGCACCGTGCGCCCAGGAGTTGCCGTATTTGCAGCAATACGCCCAACGCGCCGGGAACGCGATTACCGTGCTGACCGTGCACAGCGACCCTGATGAAGCCAAAGCACTGTCCCGGCTGCGTGGACTGGATGTGCGGTTGCCCGGCGTGCTCGACGCCGACGCGCGAGTGCGCGCGGCGGTCGGCGCCCCGGCGGTGCTGCCGATCTCGGTGCTGGTGCGCGCCGACGGCTCGATCGCCGATGTCGTGGTGCGAGCATTCGACGGGGTGGATGACATCGCGGATACCGTCGCGGGCAAGCTCGGAGTGGCCGAGTGACAATGCGGGTGGATGATTCGATGGTGGAGGTGACGGTGCGGGCGTGCACGCGGGTCGGTGGGCGAATGCGCGGGGGAGGTGCGCGATGACCATCGAGATGCCGCCCGACATCCCGGGTTGGCTGACCCGCTCGGCCGAACCGGCCACCGACAGCGCCGACACCCTGACCAGGGCGCGTGCGTTGCGGCGCGCCATGACCGTGACCTCCAAGCCGCGGCAAGCGGCGGTGCTCGTGCTGTTCGGCGGCTCACCTCAGCCGGATCCGGCTGCGCCCGGCGGACTGCCCGCCGACGCGGAGGTGCTGCTGACCCAGCGTGCCTCCACCATGCGCCAGCATCGTGGCCAAGTGGCTTTCCCCGGCGGCGCGATGGATCCGGGCGACGCCGGTCCGATCGATACCGCGCTGCGGGAGGCGTGCGAAGAGACCGGCCTCGATCGTTCCGGCGTGGAACCGTTCGCGGTGCTGCCGGAAATGTTCGTGCCGGTGTCCCGTTTCGACGTGACGCCGGTTCTCGCGTACTGGCGCACGCCCGGCGCGGTGCGGGTAGTCGACGAGAGCGAGACCGAGCGGGTCGTGCGCGTACCGCTCGCGCAGCTGCTGGATCCGGCCAACCGCTTCGTGGTCCGCAGTCACCTGGGGTATCAGAGCCCGGCGTTCCAAGTGGACGGGATGTTGGTCTGGGGCCTCACCGCAGGCATTCTCGCCGGGATCAGCAAGGCCTCCGGCTGGGATCGCGAGTGGGATCACGAAGACGTCCGTGACCTGGAGACCGCGCTCGCCGCCGTGGGGATGACGTTATGAGCTCGTCGGCCTGGCTCGACATCGCCGTCGTGCTGCTGGCGCTGCTGGCCGCCTCCTCCGGGTGGCGGCAGGGCGCGGTGGCCTCCGCGCTGGCCTTCCTCGGCGTGGTGCTCGGCGCGGTCGCGGGCATCCTGATCGCGCCGCACATCCTGGTGCACGTCGACGAGGGCCGCACCCGGGTGCTCACCGGCGTGCTGCTCATCGTGATGCTGGTGATCGTCGGCGAAGTCGCGGGCATGGTGCTGGGGCGCGCCGCCCGCAGCGGCATGCGTCATCCGTTCACGCGGAGTGTGGACAGTGCGGTGGGCGCGGTGTTGCAGGCGGTCGCCGTGCTGGTCACCGCGTGGCTGCTGGCGCTGCCGCTGGCCACCTCCTCGCAGCCGGCCATCGCGACCGCGATCAACGGCTCACGGGTGCTCGCCGACGTCAACGACGTCGCGCCGAACTGGCTACGCAAGCTGCCCAACGAGTTCTCCAAACTGCTGAACACCTCCGGCCTGCCGGACGTGATCGGGCCGTTCGGGCGGGCGCCGATCGCGGCCGTGGAGCCTCCGGATGCGAGCGTGCTGGCCAGCCCGGTCGCCGCCTCGTTGCAACAGAGTGTGCTGCGCATCCGCGGTGTCGCGCCGAGTTGCCAGCGTGCGCTGGAGGGCTCGGGTTTCGTGATCGCGCCGGAGCGCGTGATGACCAACGCCCACGTCGTCGCGGGCACAACGAGCGTCGATGTGGACACGGCCAGCGGTTCGCTGCCTGCCTCGGTGGTGCTCTTCGACCCGTTCACGGATGTCGCGGTGCTCGCGGTGCCCGGACTCACCGCTCCGGTCGTTCCGCAGGCGCCGGCGCCTGCCCGTACCGGTGAGAGCGCCATCGTGCTCGGCTACCCGGGGGGCGGCCGGTACACCGCGAGCGCGGCTCGCATACGCGAGACCCTGGATCTGACCGGACCCAACATCTATCGTGACGGCACGGTGAAGCGTGAGGTGTACACGGTGCGCGGGCTCGTCCAAGCGGGCAATTCCGGTGGGCCACTGGTGGATACCCAGGGGCAGGTACTCGGAGTGGTCTTCGGTGCGGCGGTGACCGACAACGACACCGGTTATGTCCTCACGCTCAACGAAGTCCGTTCCGAACTCGCCGCCTCGCAGCGTTCCGACGCTCCGGTGGCCACAGGAGCGTGCGTACTCAGCTGATCCGGCGCGTGCTTGTCGGGAACAGCGCGACGCCCCGGTCACGCGACTGCGTGGCCGGGGCACTCAGGCGAGCAGCTTGGACAGTTCCTTCGTCACGGCGTCCGGGTTCTCCTGGTGTGCGAAGTGCCCGGCCGCCGGGATGCCGGCCAGCCGCCGTTCCGGCGACAGATGCGGGTCGCGGCGAAAGGTCCCCGGCAGCACGTAGGGGTCCAGTTCGCCGCGCATGGCCAGTACCGGGATGTGCACGGGTTCGCGCATGGTCGCCATGAACCGGCGACCGTCCGGGCGCCACTGACTGCGGAAGGCCCAGCGCTGGTACTCCAGCGCACAATGCGCGGCGCCGGGGATCCGGATCGCCGAACGCATCCGCTGTGCGGTGTCGACGAATTCGGCGGTGCCCGCCCATCCCGCGCTCACCCGCCGGCGCAACAGCCGTTCGACTTCGAAGCCGTCGGCGGTAGTCAGCAAGTGCTCGCCGTACCAGGGGGGCTGGTAGCGGAGGAAGTTCGGCAGCCAGGCCGCGCGCTGGCGGCGGTTGCGCAGCACGGAACTCTTCAGCGCCGACGGATGCGGCGAGCCGACCAGGGCGATCGAGCGAACCAGTCGTGGATGCAGCACCGCGGTGGTCCAGCAGACCAGTCCGCCTTCGGCGTGCCCCGCCAGCGTCGCCTCGGTGTAGCCGAGCGCCCGGATGAGCCCGGCGACGTCACCGGCGAGCGTCCAGCCGTCGTAACCGCGCGGCGGCTTGTCGCTGTCGCCGTAGCCGCGCAGGTCGACAGCCACGGCGCGGTAGCCGAGTTCGGCCAGGCCGGTCAGTTGGTGCCGCCAGGACCACCAGAAGTCGGCGAAGCCGTGCAGCAGCACGACCAGCGGCGCATCGGACCGCTCCGGCGCCGCGTCCACGACGTGGAATCGAATGCCGTTGGCGTGCACGTCCCGATGTGTCCACGGTCCGTCGTAACGGACGCTGGACGGATCCGGAAGCAAGTTCGCCGACACGCCGATCGAGCCTAGTAGCCGCCGTACCGGCGCGCGCAGGCGCGCCTAGGAAGCCGGCTTCTGCAGCGCGAGACGGTCCTCGTGCGCGGCCGGGCCCAAGCCGTGCGGCAGTACCGTGCGCGCCTGCTTGAGCGAGTCGATCGTCTTCTCCGGCGCGCGCAGTTTCTTCACTCGCCGGTAGCCGAGGAACGCCAGCACCGCGGTGGCCACGACCATCAGCAGGAAGACGATCAGGAAGGCGGCCCAGCGGGCCAGCCACACGTCGAGCAGTTCGCCGAGGAAGAAGAAAAAGAAGAAGGTGCTGAACAGCAGCACGGTGAGCGCGAGGATGAAGTAGACGCTGCCCTGCAGGCCCTTCTTGATCTCCCCGGTGACCTCGGCCTTGGCCAGTTCGACCTCGGCGCGGACCAGGGTGGACATCTGCTCGGCGGCGTCGCGGACCAGGGTCCCGAAGCTCGCCGAGCCGAGCGGATCGGCGTCCGTGAGGGGAATGGAGGTGACCGTACGACCGCGCTCCGCGTCGCTCCCGTTACCGCCGTGGTTGAAACTCACTTGGTCGACCCTTCTCCCTGTCCCGGCACTGCTTCAACTCCCGTTCGATCGGCGGCGCTCCCGGTGCCCTCCGTGGTCACGCAGGCTACCGCCTCCGGGCGGATCGCTCGCGCCGCCATGTTGTTCACGTTCTAGCGCACGGGCGTCCCGCCGAGCCTGGTGGACACGCCCACGCCGCAACAGTAGCGCCGAACCGGCGAGCGACGCCGCCATTGATGTGACCAACACGGCGGCCTTCGCCAACTCGACGGCCGACCCGTCCGCGACATCGGCGAGCGCGAGTTCCGCCACGAGAAGGCTAACCGTGAAGCCGATCGCGCCGAGCACCGACAGGGCGAACATGTCCCGCCAGCCGAGTTCGCTCGGGCGCGTCGCCACGCCCAACCGGATTGCCACCCAGCTCATCCCGAAAATGCCGAGAGGTTTGCCCACCAGGAGGCCGAGAATCACGGCGAGCGCGAGCCGGTCGGTGGCCAACTCGCCGAACACTGTGAGATTCAACGGAACTCCGGCGGCGAACAGGGCGAACAGCGGGACGCACAATCCGGCGGAGACCGGCTGGAAAAGGTGCTCGAGCCGGGTGGCGGGCGCGTCTCGCTCACCGGGATCCGGGCGCACCCGGGTGAGCAAGCCGAGCGCGACGCCGGCCAGGGTGGGATGGATGCCTGCTTCGTGCAGCGCGTACCAGGACAGCAACGCCAGCGGGACGTACAGCAACGGCGTGCCGATGCGCGCGCGTTGCCCCAGCGCCCACCCGGCGAAGCACGCCGCGGCTACGAGCAACCACAGCAGCGACACCCCCGCCGTGAACAACACCGCGATCAGGACGATCGCCATGAGGTCGTCGACCACGGCGAGACTGAGCAGGAAGACGCGCGCGCCCGTGGGGATGCGCGAACCGGTCATGGCGAGCACGGCGAGCGCGAACGCGATGTCGGTGGCGACGGGGATGGCCCAGCCGCGCTCCATGCCGGGCAGGCCGAAGCCGACGATCGCCGCGATCAGCGCGGGGGTTACCACGCCACCGATCGCAGCGATGACCGGCAACGTGGCGCGTCTGCGATCGGCGAGTTCGCCGACCACCAGCTCGCGTTTGAGTTCCAGACCGGCGACGAAGAAGAACACCGCGAGCAGACCGTCCGCGGTCCAGTCCGCCAGGGTCAGTTCCAGGTGCAGCGGCGGGATGGCGACGACCGTCTCGGTCATCGTCAGATAGCTCGCGCCCCACGGCGAGTTCACCCAGAGCAACGCGATCGCCGCCGCGATCAGAAGCAATGCGCCGCCGACGGTTTCCGTG
Above is a genomic segment from Nocardia sputorum containing:
- the nth gene encoding endonuclease III, which produces MRVSPSTASGNGLPPGSEPSETPQTAAAAPQRKTRARQAETRLGLVRRARRMNRELATAFPDAHCELDFTTPLELAVATILSAQCTDERVNLTTPALFARYPDARAYAEANRAELEEYIRPTGFFRNKASSLIGLGQALLERHDGELPHTLTELVQLPGIGRKTANVILGNAFGVPGITVDTHFGRLVRRWGWTDEEDPVKVEHIVGALIERKEWTMLSHRVIFHGRRVCHSRKPACGACVLVKDCPSFGIGPTDPEAAAKLVKGPERDHLLELVGR
- a CDS encoding alpha/beta fold hydrolase, whose translation is MSANLLPDPSSVRYDGPWTHRDVHANGIRFHVVDAAPERSDAPLVVLLHGFADFWWSWRHQLTGLAELGYRAVAVDLRGYGDSDKPPRGYDGWTLAGDVAGLIRALGYTEATLAGHAEGGLVCWTTAVLHPRLVRSIALVGSPHPSALKSSVLRNRRQRAAWLPNFLRYQPPWYGEHLLTTADGFEVERLLRRRVSAGWAGTAEFVDTAQRMRSAIRIPGAAHCALEYQRWAFRSQWRPDGRRFMATMREPVHIPVLAMRGELDPYVLPGTFRRDPHLSPERRLAGIPAAGHFAHQENPDAVTKELSKLLA
- the nhaA gene encoding Na+/H+ antiporter NhaA, which translates into the protein MITQVRSELSRYLRTETVGGALLLIAAAIALLWVNSPWGASYLTMTETVVAIPPLHLELTLADWTADGLLAVFFFVAGLELKRELVVGELADRRRATLPVIAAIGGVVTPALIAAIVGFGLPGMERGWAIPVATDIAFALAVLAMTGSRIPTGARVFLLSLAVVDDLMAIVLIAVLFTAGVSLLWLLVAAACFAGWALGQRARIGTPLLYVPLALLSWYALHEAGIHPTLAGVALGLLTRVRPDPGERDAPATRLEHLFQPVSAGLCVPLFALFAAGVPLNLTVFGELATDRLALAVILGLLVGKPLGIFGMSWVAIRLGVATRPSELGWRDMFALSVLGAIGFTVSLLVAELALADVADGSAVELAKAAVLVTSMAASLAGSALLLRRGRVHQARRDARALEREQHGGASDPPGGGSLRDHGGHRERRRSNGS
- a CDS encoding phage holin family protein, translated to MSFNHGGNGSDAERGRTVTSIPLTDADPLGSASFGTLVRDAAEQMSTLVRAEVELAKAEVTGEIKKGLQGSVYFILALTVLLFSTFFFFFFLGELLDVWLARWAAFLIVFLLMVVATAVLAFLGYRRVKKLRAPEKTIDSLKQARTVLPHGLGPAAHEDRLALQKPAS
- a CDS encoding MarP family serine protease; translation: MSSSAWLDIAVVLLALLAASSGWRQGAVASALAFLGVVLGAVAGILIAPHILVHVDEGRTRVLTGVLLIVMLVIVGEVAGMVLGRAARSGMRHPFTRSVDSAVGAVLQAVAVLVTAWLLALPLATSSQPAIATAINGSRVLADVNDVAPNWLRKLPNEFSKLLNTSGLPDVIGPFGRAPIAAVEPPDASVLASPVAASLQQSVLRIRGVAPSCQRALEGSGFVIAPERVMTNAHVVAGTTSVDVDTASGSLPASVVLFDPFTDVAVLAVPGLTAPVVPQAPAPARTGESAIVLGYPGGGRYTASAARIRETLDLTGPNIYRDGTVKREVYTVRGLVQAGNSGGPLVDTQGQVLGVVFGAAVTDNDTGYVLTLNEVRSELAASQRSDAPVATGACVLS
- a CDS encoding NUDIX hydrolase: MTIEMPPDIPGWLTRSAEPATDSADTLTRARALRRAMTVTSKPRQAAVLVLFGGSPQPDPAAPGGLPADAEVLLTQRASTMRQHRGQVAFPGGAMDPGDAGPIDTALREACEETGLDRSGVEPFAVLPEMFVPVSRFDVTPVLAYWRTPGAVRVVDESETERVVRVPLAQLLDPANRFVVRSHLGYQSPAFQVDGMLVWGLTAGILAGISKASGWDREWDHEDVRDLETALAAVGMTL
- a CDS encoding TlpA family protein disulfide reductase, which encodes MSSEPSGRRSAGNAWRWALAGLIVVVALAVAVWPRGEDEPQAPRSSPIASGVSDDLRAAARLPDCPAGAANGNGPLAGITVECLANGRSVDLAAALAGKPALLNLWAYWCAPCAQELPYLQQYAQRAGNAITVLTVHSDPDEAKALSRLRGLDVRLPGVLDADARVRAAVGAPAVLPISVLVRADGSIADVVVRAFDGVDDIADTVAGKLGVAE